In the genome of Pseudothermotoga sp., one region contains:
- a CDS encoding carbohydrate ABC transporter permease has product MKRKWKAVAFYALCTLIAIIWMVPFMVAIFTSFKTMDEIFMLRNFWSPPKTWTFENFKIAWREGRMGRYFFNTAIVTSVSVAGTLFLSSLSAYALAWYEFKFRTAILMVFVAGMLIPFQMLLIPVYRFSVVTGLYDTLIGVILFHVAFQLGFCTFFLRNFMVTIPSSLFDAAKMDGAGDFMIYSKIVMPLVKPAVAALGILEFTWIWNDYLWSLILLQSDAKKTVTIGLTTLQGQWISSWNIIAAGALLAATVPVVVFLIFQRYFIQGLTLGSIKG; this is encoded by the coding sequence ATGAAAAGAAAATGGAAAGCCGTTGCCTTCTATGCGCTGTGTACTTTGATAGCTATCATCTGGATGGTACCATTCATGGTCGCGATCTTCACATCTTTCAAAACCATGGATGAGATCTTCATGCTCAGGAATTTTTGGTCTCCGCCCAAAACGTGGACGTTCGAAAATTTCAAAATTGCTTGGAGAGAAGGAAGAATGGGACGTTATTTTTTCAATACAGCTATCGTAACGTCTGTCTCGGTGGCCGGTACGCTTTTCCTCTCCAGTCTCAGTGCTTACGCGTTGGCTTGGTACGAGTTCAAGTTTCGAACGGCGATTCTCATGGTTTTCGTCGCTGGTATGCTCATACCCTTTCAAATGCTGCTCATACCGGTATACAGATTCTCTGTTGTGACTGGACTATATGATACTTTGATCGGTGTTATCCTGTTCCACGTTGCTTTTCAGCTTGGCTTCTGCACTTTCTTTCTAAGAAATTTCATGGTGACGATACCTTCCAGTTTGTTCGACGCAGCGAAGATGGATGGAGCCGGCGATTTCATGATATACTCAAAAATCGTTATGCCATTGGTCAAACCTGCGGTGGCCGCCCTGGGGATCTTGGAGTTCACATGGATATGGAACGATTATCTGTGGTCTTTGATATTACTGCAGAGTGATGCCAAGAAAACTGTGACAATCGGTCTCACAACACTTCAGGGACAATGGATCAGTAGTTGGAACATAATAGCGGCTGGTGCTCTACTTGCAGCGACGGTTCCCGTTGTAGTGTTTTTGATCTTCCAAAGATACTTCATCCAAGGTCTCACTTTGGGTAGCATTAAAGGGTGA
- a CDS encoding sugar ABC transporter permease has product MRKRLTPYLFLTGPLALYFIWVIYPIFRTFIVSFTRWDGMTKEKFVGLDNFVLLFNDRYFILSLINNFKWMIGFVILSIPLGLLFAMLMDQKYPGHKVYKSLIYLPMALSFVVIGQIWSWILEPTGGIVNSFLRYIGLGTLAKPWLSDPKIVTYSLIWAALWRQIPYAMVLFLAGLQSVNKEHVEAAIVDGANAFQRFWYVILPELRPALVIAVTVNIIDSLRAFDIVFVMTRGGPFYSSSVMANYMYIQAFHNYRMGYGAAIAVVQFLITLGFILVYVLNVLKREERL; this is encoded by the coding sequence ATGAGAAAGAGATTGACACCTTATCTTTTCTTGACGGGGCCTTTAGCCCTGTATTTCATCTGGGTCATCTATCCCATCTTTCGTACTTTCATAGTGAGCTTCACACGTTGGGACGGTATGACTAAGGAAAAGTTCGTTGGTTTAGACAACTTTGTGTTGTTGTTCAATGATCGGTATTTTATTTTGTCTTTGATCAACAATTTCAAATGGATGATCGGTTTTGTGATCTTGTCGATACCACTTGGCTTGTTATTCGCGATGTTGATGGATCAAAAATATCCAGGTCACAAAGTGTACAAGTCACTCATCTATCTCCCCATGGCTCTATCTTTCGTCGTTATAGGTCAAATATGGTCATGGATACTCGAACCTACCGGGGGGATAGTGAACAGTTTTCTAAGATACATAGGACTTGGGACCCTTGCAAAGCCGTGGTTGAGCGATCCAAAGATTGTCACGTACTCTCTGATCTGGGCTGCACTGTGGAGACAGATACCTTACGCGATGGTGCTCTTTCTTGCAGGACTTCAAAGTGTCAATAAAGAGCACGTAGAGGCGGCTATCGTTGACGGTGCTAATGCGTTTCAAAGGTTTTGGTACGTGATACTCCCAGAACTCAGACCGGCCTTGGTCATAGCAGTGACGGTGAACATCATTGATTCCCTGAGAGCTTTCGACATAGTTTTCGTCATGACGCGTGGTGGACCATTCTATTCATCCAGTGTGATGGCGAATTACATGTACATACAAGCATTCCACAATTACAGAATGGGTTACGGTGCGGCCATAGCTGTGGTACAGTTCCTCATCACGCTTGGTTTCATCCTTGTCTACGTTCTCAACGTACTCAAGAGGGAGGAAAGGTTATGA
- a CDS encoding S9 family peptidase produces MEKISVEDLLKFKFVSNLVVSPDAKKVVFVVHEMNERDNTYNSNLWIYDVERERLFQLTSSNSDSLPIWLDESSILFTSMRDEKDKRRKESGEPLTVFYIIDVNGGEAKRAFEVPFYVKQLKKMNENFLLFTALYDHRLGDFSKMSNEEKEKILKFLKEEKDYEVLDEIPFWSNGSGFTNKKRIRLYTYDLRSNQIRAVSDELSNVEYFSDSEDGKTILYTANRFENVMVRSNDLYLYDLEKDRSTRLTHTEGFRYFFAEPFNGHLVFAGSDMKNYGINENPKFYLLDPSSGTVKLITPDFDASLYNSVNSDCRYGSLRTIKVDQGFLYFVSTQWHSCQLYRLDLSGKIEKLTETEGSVDGFDVVRGRIFFVGMKNLKLQEIYELSGEERQITFFNEWVQKERSISKPERFTFTSEDGTLLEGWVMKPIGFQPEKKYPAILQIHGGPKTVYGEVFFHEMQLLANEGYFVLYCNPRGSDGRGNAFADIRGKYGTIDYEDIMSFLNESLKRYPFIDETRIGVIGGSYGGFMTNWIVGHTDRFKAAVSDRSIANWISKFGTTDIGYFFVEDQHIATPWSNFEKLWFHSPMKYADKAKTPTLFIHSEEDYRCWLVEGLQMFTSLKFHGVDAKLVMFRGENHELSRSGKPLHRIRRLKEIVGWFNKHLK; encoded by the coding sequence TTGGAAAAGATTTCAGTGGAAGATCTGCTCAAATTCAAATTCGTTTCAAACTTGGTTGTTTCACCAGATGCAAAAAAAGTGGTTTTCGTCGTGCACGAGATGAACGAACGAGATAACACTTACAACTCTAACCTTTGGATTTACGACGTCGAGAGAGAAAGGCTCTTTCAACTCACCTCTTCTAATTCCGACAGTTTGCCAATCTGGCTGGACGAATCTTCGATCCTGTTCACATCGATGAGAGATGAAAAAGACAAAAGGCGGAAAGAAAGTGGAGAACCGCTCACAGTTTTCTACATCATCGATGTGAATGGAGGAGAAGCTAAACGAGCTTTCGAAGTCCCTTTTTATGTCAAACAACTGAAGAAAATGAACGAAAATTTCCTTTTGTTCACAGCTTTGTACGATCATAGGCTCGGAGACTTTTCGAAGATGTCGAACGAAGAGAAAGAAAAAATCCTCAAGTTTCTGAAAGAAGAAAAAGATTATGAAGTGTTGGATGAGATACCTTTCTGGTCCAACGGTTCTGGATTTACTAACAAAAAGAGGATAAGATTATACACCTACGATCTCAGGTCCAACCAAATACGAGCCGTGAGCGACGAACTATCGAACGTGGAATACTTTTCGGACAGCGAAGACGGTAAAACGATTCTCTACACGGCTAACAGGTTTGAAAACGTCATGGTGAGGAGCAATGATCTTTACCTTTACGATTTAGAAAAGGATAGATCCACTAGACTAACCCACACGGAGGGGTTCAGATACTTCTTTGCCGAGCCGTTCAACGGTCATCTCGTCTTCGCCGGCAGCGATATGAAAAATTATGGAATCAATGAAAATCCCAAATTCTACTTGCTCGATCCTTCGTCAGGAACGGTCAAGTTGATCACACCAGATTTCGATGCGAGTCTATACAACAGTGTGAACAGTGACTGCAGGTATGGTTCACTCAGGACAATCAAAGTCGATCAAGGATTCCTCTACTTTGTGAGTACGCAATGGCACAGTTGCCAACTTTACAGGCTGGATCTTTCCGGCAAGATAGAAAAACTCACCGAAACGGAAGGTTCAGTGGATGGTTTCGACGTCGTTCGTGGAAGGATCTTCTTCGTTGGTATGAAAAATCTGAAACTCCAGGAAATCTATGAACTTTCCGGTGAAGAAAGACAAATCACATTTTTCAACGAGTGGGTTCAAAAAGAAAGATCCATTTCGAAACCAGAACGCTTTACTTTTACGAGTGAGGATGGGACACTCCTGGAAGGTTGGGTAATGAAACCGATAGGCTTTCAGCCCGAAAAGAAATATCCCGCAATTTTGCAGATACACGGTGGACCAAAAACAGTTTATGGTGAAGTTTTCTTCCACGAAATGCAATTACTCGCAAATGAAGGCTACTTCGTGTTGTACTGTAATCCTCGAGGCAGTGACGGGAGAGGAAACGCATTCGCAGATATACGTGGAAAATACGGAACTATAGATTATGAGGACATAATGAGTTTCTTGAATGAATCACTGAAGAGATATCCTTTCATCGATGAGACAAGAATCGGTGTGATTGGCGGTTCTTATGGGGGATTCATGACTAACTGGATCGTTGGACATACGGATCGTTTCAAAGCAGCTGTTTCTGACAGAAGCATCGCGAATTGGATAAGCAAGTTCGGCACCACGGACATCGGTTATTTCTTCGTGGAAGATCAGCACATCGCAACGCCTTGGAGCAATTTTGAAAAACTCTGGTTTCACTCACCAATGAAGTACGCCGATAAAGCGAAGACTCCTACACTTTTCATCCATTCCGAAGAAGATTACAGGTGCTGGCTGGTTGAAGGATTACAAATGTTCACATCGTTGAAGTTCCACGGTGTCGATGCAAAGCTCGTCATGTTCAGAGGTGAAAATCACGAATTGAGTAGAAGTGGAAAACCACTACACAGGATCAGAAGATTGAAAGAAATCGTTGGTTGGTTCAACAAACATCTAAAATGA
- a CDS encoding class II SORL domain-containing protein, with the protein MPLSQFIKTEDFKKEKHVPVIEAPDKVKANEKVEITVTVGKEIPHPNTTEHHISWIKLFFQPDGDPYVYEVGNYEFLSHGATVKGPNTGAVYTEPCIKTFVKLSQPGTLIALSYCNIHGLWESSKRIAIE; encoded by the coding sequence ATGCCCTTGTCGCAGTTCATAAAGACTGAAGATTTCAAGAAAGAAAAGCATGTTCCAGTGATCGAGGCACCAGACAAAGTGAAGGCCAACGAGAAAGTTGAGATCACGGTAACAGTTGGTAAAGAGATCCCTCATCCCAACACGACCGAGCACCACATAAGTTGGATCAAGTTGTTCTTCCAACCTGATGGGGATCCTTACGTTTACGAGGTGGGTAACTACGAGTTTTTGTCTCATGGAGCCACGGTGAAGGGACCAAACACGGGCGCTGTCTATACAGAACCTTGCATCAAAACGTTTGTAAAGCTTTCCCAACCTGGTACTCTCATCGCACTTTCTTACTGCAACATACACGGTCTGTGGGAGAGTAGTAAGAGGATCGCGATCGAGTGA
- a CDS encoding rubrerythrin family protein yields MREMTKKFLEDAFAGESMAHMKYLIFADEAEKKGLKNLANLFKAIAYAEFVHARNHYRELGKIYQQLEQNVQQCIDGETFEINEMYPVYNHTAQFQGEKGAERSTRFAWEAEKIHAEMYKLAKKLVEEGKDYATSRIYICPVCGHTVENEPPEKCPVCGAPKSSYVSFSA; encoded by the coding sequence ATGAGGGAGATGACGAAGAAATTCCTTGAGGATGCTTTCGCGGGTGAAAGCATGGCACACATGAAGTATCTCATCTTCGCAGACGAGGCTGAAAAGAAGGGATTAAAAAATCTCGCTAACCTTTTCAAGGCCATCGCATATGCAGAGTTCGTTCATGCGCGAAATCATTACAGAGAACTCGGAAAAATCTATCAGCAACTGGAACAAAACGTTCAACAATGTATTGATGGTGAAACCTTTGAAATCAACGAAATGTATCCAGTCTACAACCACACAGCACAATTTCAAGGAGAAAAGGGAGCTGAGAGATCCACGCGTTTTGCTTGGGAAGCTGAAAAGATCCATGCAGAGATGTACAAACTCGCCAAGAAACTTGTCGAAGAAGGCAAAGATTATGCGACCAGTAGGATCTATATCTGTCCAGTTTGTGGTCACACGGTGGAGAATGAACCACCGGAAAAGTGCCCTGTTTGTGGGGCTCCGAAGAGTTCTTACGTTTCTTTCTCCGCATGA
- a CDS encoding ABC transporter substrate-binding protein → MRKLLVLFFVLFTLLLFAKERIVINSYMSDPAPRKALAELVEMFQKKYPEYEVVVNTFAHEDFKVLLRTWLASPKGTADVVTWFAGERMRYFAQMNLITPVEEVFKGAKWEDFFPASFKSTCSYKDKIYFIPQSWYWWGVYYRKSVFEKLGIKEPKTWDEFLQVCETLKKNGIVPIAIGTKFPWTAAGWFDILNLRINGLDYHIALTAGEVPYTDPKLMKVFEYWSQIIDKGYLLPNHTAYEWQEAATFLFRGQAGMYYMGQFIKDVAPAEVKDDLDFFRFPIIDPSIPLYEETPIDGFMIPANAPNKNGAIAFLRFIASKEAQEKFAKDLGRLAANVAVAPPDDHARKGLDMILASSGVAQFYDRDTNPEMAEVGMNAFIEFMLNPKRISDILRKLESERKRIYAK, encoded by the coding sequence ATGAGGAAACTGCTCGTACTGTTCTTCGTATTGTTCACGCTCTTACTCTTCGCAAAAGAACGCATAGTGATCAACAGTTACATGTCAGATCCTGCGCCCAGAAAGGCTTTGGCAGAACTCGTTGAGATGTTTCAGAAGAAATATCCAGAGTACGAAGTAGTCGTGAACACCTTTGCTCATGAAGATTTCAAAGTGCTTCTGAGAACGTGGCTCGCTTCACCGAAAGGTACAGCAGATGTGGTGACATGGTTCGCTGGAGAGAGAATGCGCTATTTTGCACAAATGAATCTCATCACACCGGTGGAAGAAGTATTCAAAGGAGCCAAATGGGAAGATTTCTTCCCCGCATCCTTTAAAAGCACATGTTCCTACAAAGACAAGATCTATTTTATACCACAAAGCTGGTATTGGTGGGGCGTGTATTATAGGAAATCAGTGTTTGAAAAGCTTGGGATCAAGGAACCAAAAACCTGGGACGAGTTCCTGCAAGTTTGTGAAACGCTGAAGAAAAACGGTATCGTACCCATAGCGATTGGAACCAAATTTCCATGGACGGCCGCAGGATGGTTCGACATATTGAACTTGAGGATCAACGGCTTAGACTACCACATAGCGCTCACTGCTGGTGAGGTTCCTTACACTGATCCAAAACTCATGAAGGTCTTCGAGTATTGGAGTCAGATCATAGACAAAGGATACTTGTTACCAAACCACACAGCTTACGAATGGCAAGAAGCAGCCACTTTCCTGTTCAGGGGCCAGGCGGGTATGTACTACATGGGTCAGTTCATAAAGGACGTCGCTCCAGCTGAAGTTAAAGACGATTTAGATTTCTTCAGATTCCCAATCATTGATCCCTCTATACCCCTCTATGAAGAAACACCTATCGACGGTTTCATGATTCCAGCAAATGCTCCAAACAAGAATGGAGCTATAGCATTCTTGAGATTCATCGCCTCGAAAGAAGCGCAGGAAAAGTTCGCTAAGGATCTTGGAAGACTTGCTGCTAACGTGGCAGTTGCGCCTCCGGACGATCACGCGAGAAAAGGTCTCGACATGATTCTAGCTTCTTCTGGTGTGGCACAGTTCTACGATAGGGATACCAATCCAGAGATGGCCGAGGTCGGTATGAACGCATTCATCGAATTCATGCTCAATCCAAAAAGAATTTCTGACATACTGAGAAAACTCGAAAGTGAGAGAAAAAGAATCTACGCTAAATGA
- a CDS encoding alkaline phosphatase produces MKKLLTVLLLFASIVLVLAHVKNVIYFIGDGMGFNHVYLASILEGRPLNMMKTQYVGIVRTFSANTWVTDSAAAGTALASGFKTKNGMIGMLPNGEPVPSIAEVLKSYGVKVGIVVTCRITHATPAAFYGHVPDRDMENELAEQLIKSDFDVIMGGGLRHFIPASVKGSSRKDEKDLLALAKERGYTLVTKKSELAQITSGKVLALFASSHLAPASERTGEQPMLYEMVQKALELLSKDGEPFFLMVEGSQIDWEAHGNDPYGVWKEVVEFDKAIGVALEFAKKNPDTLIIVTSDHETGGLSTSTGTYMLEVEKLRKFKANTDWFLARYNIDEKQKFLAGVKEYYDIEMTDEEYEQLLNIKKTAKTAYDLPNAFGRYISSKALLGWTTFDHTGDPVPLFAFGPGAEHFTGWLDNTDIPRTIARLMGYPLTYPIQKEPIITGPVLY; encoded by the coding sequence GTGAAGAAGTTACTCACAGTTTTATTGTTGTTCGCCTCCATCGTGTTAGTCCTTGCACACGTAAAAAACGTCATCTATTTCATAGGTGATGGCATGGGTTTCAACCACGTTTACTTGGCAAGCATTCTCGAAGGACGACCTCTCAACATGATGAAAACTCAATATGTAGGCATAGTGAGAACTTTCTCGGCCAATACGTGGGTCACGGACTCAGCAGCTGCCGGTACAGCTTTGGCGTCTGGATTCAAGACGAAAAACGGTATGATTGGTATGCTACCCAACGGTGAACCTGTACCTTCCATAGCCGAAGTACTCAAATCCTACGGTGTTAAGGTGGGAATAGTTGTTACGTGTAGAATCACTCACGCTACCCCTGCCGCTTTTTATGGTCACGTGCCAGACAGAGACATGGAAAACGAGCTAGCTGAACAGTTGATTAAGAGTGATTTCGATGTGATCATGGGTGGTGGTTTGAGACACTTCATACCCGCCTCAGTCAAGGGAAGCAGCAGGAAAGATGAAAAAGACTTGTTGGCACTAGCCAAGGAAAGAGGCTACACGTTGGTCACGAAAAAGAGTGAGCTGGCACAGATCACTTCAGGAAAGGTCCTTGCACTTTTTGCCTCGAGTCACCTCGCTCCAGCGAGCGAGCGTACGGGTGAACAACCTATGCTCTACGAAATGGTTCAAAAGGCTCTCGAACTACTTTCAAAGGATGGTGAACCCTTCTTCCTCATGGTGGAAGGTTCCCAAATCGATTGGGAAGCTCACGGTAACGACCCATATGGTGTGTGGAAGGAAGTTGTAGAATTCGACAAAGCAATCGGTGTGGCTCTCGAATTTGCGAAGAAAAATCCTGACACTCTTATCATCGTCACATCTGACCATGAAACTGGAGGACTTTCTACTTCTACTGGTACGTATATGCTGGAAGTCGAAAAGCTGAGAAAATTCAAGGCGAACACCGATTGGTTCCTTGCCAGGTACAACATAGACGAGAAGCAAAAATTTTTGGCTGGAGTGAAAGAATACTACGACATTGAGATGACAGATGAAGAGTATGAACAACTTTTGAACATCAAGAAGACCGCTAAAACCGCTTATGACTTGCCCAATGCTTTTGGAAGATACATCAGTTCGAAAGCATTGCTCGGCTGGACTACGTTCGATCATACGGGTGATCCCGTTCCCCTGTTCGCTTTTGGTCCAGGTGCGGAACACTTCACAGGTTGGCTTGACAATACAGACATTCCACGCACCATTGCAAGGTTGATGGGCTATCCTCTCACCTATCCAATCCAAAAAGAACCAATCATTACAGGGCCTGTGTTGTACTGA
- a CDS encoding beta-galactosidase, translated as MQIYGADYYPEHWEEEDWKEHVKIMKEIGIEWVRIGEFAWSFVEPAEGKYDFSKLEKAMKFLKDSGIKIIVGTPTAAPPNWLVKKYPHILPVDKYGRQKGPGSRRHYCPANEIYREYSRKIVEKYAEHFSPYADMWQIDNEFGCHDTTLCYCEATRKAFIKWLKSKYKTLEELNYRWGNRFWSQTIGDWDEIFLPTNTPAFENPHMVLDFYRFSTDIHIDYMNMQIDIIKKYSDKPITHNLMVDFFDIDYKKLSKNIDLVSFDNYVPTPLYDPFRQSINHDLMRSLKKQPFLVMEQQPGRVNWKSVNENYPEGQVRLWIKQSYLHGSLGVLVFRFDQIHWGAEQFHGALLDYSGRKTVRCDEFSQVKLETNDVIEPKKEVAVYFSYENCWMHRINHINRNFDYWSAILEIYRAVRKLGYNVDFVFEDDEIQSYQLLIVPYAMYLPEVFIEKIKAFNKPVIMTCMSSIKDEHNWLRKEFPHGLQDILGLEIIDFGGLDNVNVNFLGLNLKGTVWCDKIVLKGAEVMGVFKNGPFADWPCVTKSGNRYYVATVMSEEFFLVLLERLIPAKFVASDVDSVQMSDKLLLLNLKGLKNTVWSSSKKLVMEPFETREV; from the coding sequence ATGCAGATCTATGGTGCAGATTATTACCCAGAACATTGGGAAGAAGAAGACTGGAAGGAACATGTCAAGATCATGAAAGAAATTGGCATTGAATGGGTGAGGATCGGAGAATTTGCCTGGTCTTTCGTGGAACCTGCTGAAGGCAAGTACGATTTTTCAAAGCTCGAAAAAGCGATGAAATTTCTGAAAGATTCAGGCATAAAGATCATCGTTGGGACTCCGACAGCTGCTCCACCCAATTGGTTGGTGAAAAAGTATCCTCACATTCTTCCTGTGGACAAATATGGAAGACAAAAAGGGCCTGGTAGTAGGAGACATTACTGTCCAGCCAACGAAATCTATCGAGAATATTCCAGGAAAATCGTAGAGAAGTACGCAGAACATTTTTCACCTTACGCTGATATGTGGCAGATCGATAACGAGTTCGGTTGCCACGACACGACTCTTTGTTACTGCGAGGCTACCAGAAAGGCGTTCATCAAATGGCTCAAGAGTAAATACAAAACGCTCGAAGAGTTGAACTATCGTTGGGGAAACAGGTTTTGGAGTCAAACGATCGGTGATTGGGACGAAATATTCTTGCCCACCAATACGCCTGCTTTTGAGAATCCACACATGGTACTCGATTTCTACAGATTCTCAACGGATATTCATATAGATTACATGAACATGCAAATTGATATCATCAAAAAATATTCGGACAAGCCCATCACACACAACTTGATGGTCGACTTCTTTGACATCGATTACAAGAAACTCTCTAAGAATATCGACCTGGTGAGCTTTGACAACTATGTACCAACACCACTGTACGATCCATTCAGACAATCGATCAACCACGATTTGATGAGATCTTTGAAGAAACAGCCGTTCCTTGTTATGGAACAACAACCTGGCAGGGTGAATTGGAAGAGTGTGAACGAGAATTATCCAGAAGGTCAAGTGAGACTCTGGATCAAGCAGTCGTACCTTCACGGATCGCTGGGTGTACTTGTGTTCAGGTTTGATCAAATCCATTGGGGCGCGGAACAGTTCCATGGAGCATTGCTCGACTATTCAGGTAGAAAGACGGTCAGGTGCGATGAGTTTTCTCAAGTGAAGTTAGAAACAAACGATGTAATCGAACCGAAAAAAGAAGTGGCTGTTTATTTTTCGTACGAAAACTGCTGGATGCACAGAATAAACCATATCAACAGAAATTTCGATTATTGGTCAGCGATACTCGAAATCTACAGAGCTGTACGGAAGCTCGGCTACAATGTTGATTTTGTCTTTGAAGATGACGAGATTCAATCATATCAACTTTTGATTGTTCCATACGCCATGTACCTACCTGAGGTTTTCATTGAAAAGATTAAAGCCTTTAATAAACCAGTGATAATGACCTGCATGAGCTCCATTAAGGATGAACACAACTGGTTGAGGAAGGAGTTTCCACATGGCCTTCAAGACATACTCGGTTTGGAAATCATCGACTTTGGAGGCTTGGACAACGTCAATGTCAATTTCTTGGGTTTGAACTTGAAAGGAACTGTCTGGTGCGATAAAATTGTTCTCAAAGGTGCTGAGGTGATGGGTGTATTCAAAAACGGTCCATTCGCCGATTGGCCTTGTGTAACGAAGAGTGGTAACAGATACTACGTAGCGACCGTGATGAGCGAAGAATTCTTCCTGGTCTTGTTAGAAAGGCTGATTCCAGCAAAATTCG
- a CDS encoding DUF523 and DUF1722 domain-containing protein, protein MREVFARPKVVFSACLNFEPVRYNGQLIKDEFCEKLSKYVEVVKVCPEVGAGFGVPRPAIKIVFQNDEKRVIQTDMGRDVTDSIKMFSEVFLNQLKEIDGFVLKKKSPSCAIADAVAYKILRGEKIVIKTVGIFAELAMEKFPNSAFADEGRLKSYWIREHFLTRIFSSADLKSRSFNKLELVQFHESYKYLLMAHSPSLLRQLGKLVSNLKVAPMKEIVSLYSELFNKAFSVKPTLGKHYNVLQHLYSHLKEKLREKEQENMSRLLEEFSRGKISLKTIREVFRIYALNFEDNYLLNQKYLNPYPRELESEK, encoded by the coding sequence GTGCGAGAGGTTTTTGCAAGACCAAAGGTGGTTTTCTCGGCTTGTTTGAATTTTGAGCCAGTTAGGTACAATGGCCAGCTGATCAAAGATGAGTTCTGTGAAAAACTTTCCAAATATGTTGAAGTTGTGAAAGTATGCCCGGAAGTTGGTGCTGGTTTTGGGGTTCCTAGGCCTGCGATCAAGATAGTTTTCCAGAACGATGAAAAGCGTGTGATTCAAACCGACATGGGTCGAGATGTGACAGATTCGATCAAAATGTTCAGTGAAGTTTTTCTGAATCAACTCAAAGAGATCGATGGATTCGTGCTGAAGAAAAAATCTCCATCGTGCGCCATCGCTGATGCTGTTGCGTACAAAATCCTGCGTGGAGAAAAGATTGTTATAAAAACTGTCGGAATTTTTGCAGAGTTGGCTATGGAGAAGTTCCCCAATTCAGCATTCGCTGACGAAGGTAGGTTGAAAAGCTATTGGATTCGTGAGCATTTCTTGACCAGAATTTTTTCGAGTGCAGATTTGAAATCAAGATCATTCAATAAACTAGAACTGGTCCAGTTCCATGAAAGTTACAAATATTTACTCATGGCACATAGTCCCTCCCTGTTGCGGCAGCTTGGAAAATTGGTCTCCAATTTGAAAGTTGCTCCCATGAAGGAAATCGTGTCGCTTTACAGCGAACTTTTCAATAAAGCTTTCTCGGTCAAACCAACATTGGGTAAGCATTACAATGTATTACAGCATCTCTATTCACATTTGAAAGAAAAGCTGAGGGAGAAAGAGCAGGAGAACATGTCTAGGCTGTTGGAAGAATTTTCGCGAGGGAAGATCAGCTTGAAAACGATCAGGGAAGTTTTTCGAATCTATGCACTGAATTTTGAGGACAACTATCTTCTGAACCAAAAATATTTGAATCCATACCCTAGAGAACTCGAATCGGAAAAGTGA